Genomic segment of Prosthecobacter debontii:
ACATGATCCATGTACTGACGTGCGACGTCGAACTGCTTGTTCGAGATGAGCTTCTTCACAAAGCGTGGGTCGAGATCAATGAAGTAGCAGGAACTGCCACGGAAGTTAGCCAGATGCTCAATAGCCAGGCGGAGACGGCGTGGGCCGGTAGGGCCGACCATGAGCCAGGCACCACCTGGGGGGAAGTGCTCGTCACTGATCTTGCCACTGAATTCCTCGTAATCGGTCTTGTAGTCGTTCCACCCGATGCGCTGCTTGGGCATGCCTGTGGTGCCACCGGTTTCGAAGATGTTGAAGGGCTTGCCTTTGAAGGCCGCTGGGACCCAGACTTCAGGTTGGAGATCACGCAGGGACTCGTCCTGGAAGTGATCGAATTTCGCAATGAGATCCGCGAAGCTGTTGACCACGCCGCGAGGGTCGAAGTTCTTTTTGGCGAAGTCCAGCCAGAACGGACAGCCAGTTTCAGGGCTGAAGTGCCATTGGATGGTTTCGCGGACTTGCTGGTCGAGCTGGGCTTGGGCTTCTTCGGGTGTCATGGTAGGAGGTGGGAAAAGAGGGCGCGAAAGGGAGCAGTCAAACGAAAGCTAATGCGCGTCCCTTTCTACGTCTGTTGAAAAGGAAATGAATCCAAAATACGGCAACCCCGTCCAAGAAAACGCGTTCCTACGAATAGAGAGGAACATTCAATCTTCCCTGAACCCTCATGAAACCGATTCTTTACGCCGCACTTCTGGCTCCGGCCATGCTTCTGACTTCCTGCTACGTCACCCCAGTGGCTGGCGGGCCCTATGCCCCTCTTCCTCCCGGCCCACCGGTGGTTCATCCTCGCAGTCCGCTGAGCCCTGGCGGAGTGGTCGTCTTGCCTCGTGAGGCACGCCGCATCAGCTACCGTGGCAATGTTTATTACACCCATCGGGATACTTGGTATCGCCCCTCTGGCAGTGGTTATGTCGTAGTCAGCCGCCCTTCAGGCTACCGAGACTCTTACCATGACCATGATCGTCACGATCATCTCAGCCCCCGTGACCCCCGTGACCCCCGCAGCCCTTACAGCCCCGGTGGCCGGGTCGTGCTGCCGAGTGAGGCTCGTCGGGTGATGTATCGCGGCAATGTGTATTACACGCATCGGGATACCTGGTATCGCCCTTCCGGCAGCAGCTATGTCATCGTGACACGCCCCTATTAAAGGAGTGTTGCTCTTGGCGACATTATCAAGCTCTTCGCGACAAAACGGGCATCGGGTGTTTCTCCCGATGCCCGTTTAGTTTTGATTATCCCAACCTACCGGAGGCAGATTCAATCACCAGTCGATCCAATCAAATCAGCGCCAGCTTCTTCAGCGTTGCTTCCAGTTCGGCGTTTTTGGCGTCGTCCATCGGCACGAGAGGCAGACGGAGTTCGTGGGTGCAGTGACCGGCCATGGCCATCGCGGTTTTGATCGGGATGGGGTTGGTGGCGAGCTTCAGGAAGGCGGCGAACAGCGGGTAATACTGCTGATGGATGCCGAGGGCTCCGGTGTAGTCGCCTTTGAGGGCGAGCTTCACCATGTCGCTGATCTGCTTTGGAATGAGGTTGGAGGCCACACTGACCACACCGACGCCACCGACGGACATGAAGGGCAGCGTGAGACCATCGTCACCGGAAAGGATTTCGAAGTCGGCAGGCAGGATCTGCTTCATCTGACTGACACGCTCCGGGTTGCCCCCGGCCTCTTTGATGGCGCGGACGTTCGGGCAGTTCTCGGCAAGGCGAGCCACCACATCGAGACCGATCTCAATGCCGCAGCGGCCAGGGATGCTATACAGCATGATCGGCAGCTTGGTGCTGTCGGCTACGGCCTTGAAATGCTGATACAGGCCTTCGGGTGTCGGCTTGTTGTAATACGGAGCCACCTGGAGGATGGCGGTTGCCCCGGCAGCTTCCGCTTCCTGGGTCATCTCCACGGCTTCACGGGTGCTGTTGGAGCCTGTGCCAGCCATGACGATGCCACGACCGCGAGCATACTCGACAGTCAGTTTCACCACCTGCTCATGCTCATCATAATCCAGTGTGGGGGATTCGCCCGTCGTGCCGCAGGGGACCACGCCGGAGACGCCGTTGTCGAACTGGAAGTCGATGAGCTTTTTCAGGGCTTCTTCATCAAGCTTGCCGTTGCGAAAAGGGGTGACGATGGCGGTGTGGGTTCCTGCGAACATGGGAGTGGGGAAAATAGAGGGAGACTGAAAATTGAAAACTGCGAAATGAAAAATGTGAATCGAAGAGCGGCTAGCGTCGCTTTCGAATCGGGACGTTGGCCTTAGTGGTCACGCTTTTCATCCTCAGATGGAGTCAAATCTCGACGCTTCCATGGAAAACAAAATCCGCCGGACCGAACAGGGTAACATCGGTGTATTCATGCGGGGCAGTTTCCGTGAAACCGACGCGGAGGGTATCGCCACCTTTGACGAGAACTGACACGGGGCTGGGGGCACCCGTCAGTTCGTGATGGATCAAAGCACAGGCGACCATGCCGGTGCCGCAGGCCAGGGTTTCATCCTCCACACCGCGCTCGTAGGTGCGGATGGAAATGCTTCCAGGAGCCAGCTCTTTGGCGAAATTGGCGTTGGTGCCTTTGGGCTTGAACGCCTCATGATAACGCAGACCTGCGCCCCAAGGACGGACGGGCACATTGTCGAGATCCTCAACAAAGACGACGGCATGAGGCACACCGGTGTTCACACTATGAACGGTCAGACTCTCACCTTCGACAGGGAGCGTGTCATTCAGGCGCAGGCTGTGAGGGGCGCTCATGTTGATGCGCACCTGCCCGGCTTCAAACTCGGCGGAAATCATCCCAGCCAGGGTTTCAAAGCGGATGTTAGTGAGCGAATCGTTGTGCAGGCGATTGACGAAGCGACCGAAGCAGCGGGCGCCATTGCCACACATTTCGGCCTCGCCGCCATCGGCGTTGTAATAGCGCATCTTGAAGTCACCACCTTCCGTGGCGGGCTCCACACAGAGCAGGCCATCGGCTCCAATGCCACGATGGCGATCACACAGGCGCTCAATTTGATCCTGGGTCAGCGCCAGAGAGAGATCGCGATTGTCCAGCATGACGAAGTCATTGCCAGCGCCGTTCATTTTCCAAAAGTTCAGAGTCATGGGAGAGGAGGTCGAAAGGGAGACCGTCAAGGTGTCAAAGAATCCAGGGGTAAGAGAGGATACGTCGCCGAAGATCAATCAAGATAGAGCTTTGACAGCCGTGACGAGAGGTTTCACAAAAGCCTCGACCTGATCGCCGAGATCCGCCGCGGCACCGTTTTTCTCAATCAGCTTTACGATGGCACTGCCGACGACCACGCCATCGGCCATGCTGGCCACGGTGGCCGCTTGCTCGGGATTGGAGACGCCGAAGCCGACGCACACAGGCACCTCAGTGGAGTTTTTGATTGCGGCCACCTGCTCGGAGATGCCGCTGGCGATCTCCACCTGCGCGCCGGTCACGCCGAGACGAGAGACGTAATAGACAAAACCTTCCGCCTGCTTGGCGATAAGCTGGATGCGATCTGCAGGGGATGTCGGTGCAATGAGCTGGATGTGGCGAAGCTCAGGGGTGGGCTTCAACTCCGCGTTTTGCAGTGCCTCTTCAGGGGGCAAATCCAGTACCAGAATGCCATCCGCACCTGCGGCTGCAGCATCGTGATGGAACTGCTCATAGCCATAGGCATAGATGGGGTTCAGGTAGGTGAAGAGCACCAGAGGAATCTGTGTCTTGCTGCGCAGGGTCTGGATCATTTCCAGCACCTTCTTGGTCGTGGCACCTGCCTTCAGAGCACGGTCGGCAGCCATCTGATTGACGACGCCATCGGCCAAAGGATCGGAGAAGGGTAAACCCAGTTCGACAATATCGACCCCAGCTCTCTCCAGGCCAAGAACGACGTCAATGGTCTTGTCCAACGTGGGATCTCCAGCGCAGACATACGCGACAAAGGCACGCTTGCCGGAGGTTTTCAGTTCCGCAAAGTGACGGTCAATTCGGTTGGCTGGAGCAGACATGGAGGGCTAGCTATCTAGCGCGTCCTCTTCATCTGTGCAACCGAACGGCACAAACTTCCGCACAGCACAAAAAGCTGAATCCCGGTGCCAGCCGGACGCATGACGGTGCTCATAGCTGCCGTTGTGGTCGTTGCTCATGAAAATCGCTTTCCTCTCCCTCTGCGGGTTCGCCCTCGCTTTAAGCTCTCTTTCCGCCGACGAACCGACACCACCTCCAGGGTTCCGAGCGATCTTCAATGGCCGTGACTTGACTGGCTGGCACGGCCTCAATCCTCACTCCGTGGTGAAGCTGACCGGAGAAAAGAAAGACGCCGCCCTCGCCAAGATGCGCGAGGAATTCGCCGCTCACTGGCATGTGGAAAATGGTGAACTGGTTAACATTGGCACGGGTCCCTATGCCACAACCGATGAGCTGTTTGGCGACATCGAGTTTCTCATCGAATACAAAACCGTGGCGAAGGCCGATAGCGGCATCTACCTGCGCGGCACGCCGCAGGTGCAGATCTGGGATATCAATCAGCCGGATGACCCGAAGAAACCCGACCGTCACCCCAATCTCGGCTCCGGTGGTCTTTTCAACAACACGCCCAAGACGCCAGGCCGGGATCCTCTGGTGCTCGCCGACAAGCCTTTCGGTGAATGGAACAGCTTCCGCATTCGCCAGATCGGTGATCGCACCTGGGTCTGGCTCAATGACAAACTCGTCGTGGATGGCGCTGTCATGGAAAACTTCTGGGACCGCACTCAACCCCTGGCTGCCACGGGCCCAATCATGCTCCAGACCCACGGTGGTGAGATCCGTTGGCGTAATCTGTTTGTCCGTGAAATCGGCAAAGAGGAAGCGGCAAAGATCCTGTCGGAGAAGTAAGACGACTTCCCCGAAAGAACGAGCCCAATTTGGGTCGTGGAATCCCCCCTCCTCACATTGGCCTCTAGCCAAGGGAGAGAGGGACGATCCTTGGTCTGTTTCATCGAAAGCCAAATGACGTCCTCCCTCGCCCCTCTGGGGAGAGGGGCTAAAGCGCTGAAGCGTGATTTTCAGATGGGGAGAAACCCAC
This window contains:
- a CDS encoding 3-keto-disaccharide hydrolase — its product is MKIAFLSLCGFALALSSLSADEPTPPPGFRAIFNGRDLTGWHGLNPHSVVKLTGEKKDAALAKMREEFAAHWHVENGELVNIGTGPYATTDELFGDIEFLIEYKTVAKADSGIYLRGTPQVQIWDINQPDDPKKPDRHPNLGSGGLFNNTPKTPGRDPLVLADKPFGEWNSFRIRQIGDRTWVWLNDKLVVDGAVMENFWDRTQPLAATGPIMLQTHGGEIRWRNLFVREIGKEEAAKILSEK
- the trpA gene encoding tryptophan synthase subunit alpha; its protein translation is MSAPANRIDRHFAELKTSGKRAFVAYVCAGDPTLDKTIDVVLGLERAGVDIVELGLPFSDPLADGVVNQMAADRALKAGATTKKVLEMIQTLRSKTQIPLVLFTYLNPIYAYGYEQFHHDAAAAGADGILVLDLPPEEALQNAELKPTPELRHIQLIAPTSPADRIQLIAKQAEGFVYYVSRLGVTGAQVEIASGISEQVAAIKNSTEVPVCVGFGVSNPEQAATVASMADGVVVGSAIVKLIEKNGAAADLGDQVEAFVKPLVTAVKALS
- the dapF gene encoding diaminopimelate epimerase translates to MTLNFWKMNGAGNDFVMLDNRDLSLALTQDQIERLCDRHRGIGADGLLCVEPATEGGDFKMRYYNADGGEAEMCGNGARCFGRFVNRLHNDSLTNIRFETLAGMISAEFEAGQVRINMSAPHSLRLNDTLPVEGESLTVHSVNTGVPHAVVFVEDLDNVPVRPWGAGLRYHEAFKPKGTNANFAKELAPGSISIRTYERGVEDETLACGTGMVACALIHHELTGAPSPVSVLVKGGDTLRVGFTETAPHEYTDVTLFGPADFVFHGSVEI
- a CDS encoding AMP-binding protein; protein product: MTPEEAQAQLDQQVRETIQWHFSPETGCPFWLDFAKKNFDPRGVVNSFADLIAKFDHFQDESLRDLQPEVWVPAAFKGKPFNIFETGGTTGMPKQRIGWNDYKTDYEEFSGKISDEHFPPGGAWLMVGPTGPRRLRLAIEHLANFRGSSCYFIDLDPRFVKKLISNKQFDVARQYMDHVVDQATLILKNRKVTGLFTTPKLLEALAEKVDLYDAGIRGAFVGGTTMTPQYVRFMVEEVLEGRIGFYPTYGNTLMGLAASVPITPEDQFSVTYYAPQPRAVLRVVDPKNTAQVVDYDTWGRVELTTLTKEFFMPRFLERDEAIRRRPRNQYAWDGVADVRPFGAMEKTIVEGVY
- the dapA gene encoding 4-hydroxy-tetrahydrodipicolinate synthase, whose amino-acid sequence is MFAGTHTAIVTPFRNGKLDEEALKKLIDFQFDNGVSGVVPCGTTGESPTLDYDEHEQVVKLTVEYARGRGIVMAGTGSNSTREAVEMTQEAEAAGATAILQVAPYYNKPTPEGLYQHFKAVADSTKLPIMLYSIPGRCGIEIGLDVVARLAENCPNVRAIKEAGGNPERVSQMKQILPADFEILSGDDGLTLPFMSVGGVGVVSVASNLIPKQISDMVKLALKGDYTGALGIHQQYYPLFAAFLKLATNPIPIKTAMAMAGHCTHELRLPLVPMDDAKNAELEATLKKLALI